The following DNA comes from Camelina sativa cultivar DH55 chromosome 14, Cs, whole genome shotgun sequence.
NNNNNNNNNNNNNNNNNNNNNNNNNNNNNNNNNNNNNNNNNNNNNNNNNNNNNNNNNNNNNNNNNNNNNNNNNNNNNNNNNNNNNNNNNNNNNNNNNNNNNNNNNNNNNNNNNNNNNNNNNNNNNNNNNNNNNNNNNNNNNNNNNNNNNNNNNNNNNNNNNNNNNNNNNNNNNNNNNNNNNNNNNNNNNNNNNNNNNNNNNNNNNNNNNNNNNNNNNNNNNNNNNNNNNNNNNNNNNNNNNNNNNNNNNNNNNNNNNNNNNNNNNNNNNNNNNNNNNNNNNNNNNNNNNNNNNNNNNNNNNNNNNNNNNNNNNNNNNNNNNNNNNNNNNNNNNNNNNNNNNNNNNNNNNNNNNNNNNNNNNNNNNNNNNNNNNNNNNNNNNNNNNNNNNNNNNNNNNNNNNNNNNNNNNNNNNNNNNNNNNNNNNNNNNNNNNNNNNNNNNNNNNNNNNNNNNNNNNNNNNNNNNNNNNNNNNNNNNNNNNNNNNNNNNNNNNNNNNNNNNNNNNNNNNNNNNNNNNNNNNNNNNNNNNNNNNNNNNNNNNNNNNNNNNNNNNNNNNNNNNNNNNNNNNNNNNNNNNNNNNNNNNNNNNNNNNNNNNNNNNNNNNNNNNNNNNNNNNNNNNNNNNNNNNNNNNNNNNNNNNNNNNNNNNNNNNNNNNNNNNNNNNNNNNNNNNNNNNNNNNNNNNNNNNNNNNNNNNNNNNNNNNNNNNNNNNNNNNNNNNNNNNNNNNNNNNNNNNNNNNNNNNNNNNNNNNNNNNNNNNNNNNNNNNNNNNNNNNNNNNNNNNNNNNNNNNNNNNNNNNNNNNNNNNNNNNNNNNNNNNNNNNNNNNNNNNNNNNNNNNNNNNNNNNNNNNNNNNNNNNNNNNNNNNNNNNNNNNNNNNNNNNNNNNNNNNNNNNNNNNNNNNNNNNNNNNNNNNNNNNNNNNNNNNNNNNNNNNNNNNNNNNNNNNNNNNNNNNNNNNNNNNNNNNNNNNNNNNNNNNNNNNNNNNNNNNNNNNNNNNNNNNNNNNNNNNNNNNNNNNNNNNNNNNNNNNNNNNNNNNNNNNNNNNNNNNNNNNNNNNNNNNNNNNNNNNNNNNNNNNNNNNNNNNNNNNNNNNNNNNNNNNNNNNNNNNNNNNNNNNNNNNNNNNNNNNNNNNNNNNNNNNNNNNNNNNNNNNNNNNNNNNNNNNNNNNNNNNNNNNNNNNNNNNNNNNNNNNNNNNNNNNNNNNNNNNNNNNNNNNNNNNNNNNNNNNNNNNNNNNNNNNNNNNNNNNNNNNNNNNNNNNNNNNNNNNNNNNNNNNNNNNNNNNNNNNNNNNNNNNNNNNNNNNNNNNNNNNNNNNNNNNNNNNNNNNNNNNNNNNNNNNNNNNNNNNNNNNNNNNNNNNNNNNNNNNNNNNNNNNNNNNNNNNNNNNNNNNNNNNNNNNNNNNNNNNNNNNNNNNNNNNNNNNNNNNNNNNNNNNNNNNNNNNNNNNNNNNNNNNNNNNNNNNNNNNNNNNNNNNNNNNNNNNNNNNNNNNNNNNNNNNNNNNNNNNNNNNNNNNNNNNNNNNNNNNNNNNNNNNNNNNNNNNNNNNNNNNNNNNNNNNNNNNNNNNNNNNNNNNNNNNNNNNNNNNNNNNNNNNNNNNNNNNNNNNNNNNNNNNNNNNNNNNNNNNNNNNNNNNNNNNNNNNNNNNNNNNNNNNNNNNNNNNNNNNNNNNNNNNNNNNNNNNNNNNNNNNNNNNNNNNNNNNNNNNNNNNNNNNNNNNNNNNNNNNNNNNNNNNNNNNNNNNNNNNNNNNNNNNNNNNNNNNNNNNNNNNNNNNNNNNNNNNNNNNNNNNNNNNNNNNNNNNNNNNNNNNNNNNNNNNNNNNNNNNNNNNNNNNNNNNNNNNNNNNNNNNNNNNNNNNNNNNNNNNNNNNNNNNNNNNNNNNNNNNNNNNNNNNNNNNNNNNNNNNNNNNNNNNNNNNNNNNNNNNNNNNNNNNNNNNNNNNNNNNNNNNNNNNNNNNNNNNNNNNNNNNNNNNNNNNNNNNNNNNNNNNNNNNNNNNNNNNNNNNNNNNNNNNNNNNNNNNNNNNNNNNNNNNNNNNNNNNNNNNNNNNNNNNNNNNNNNNNNNNNNNNNNNNNNNNNNNNNNNNNNNNNNNNNNNNNNNNNNNNNNNNNNNNNNNNNNNNNNNNNNNNNNNNNNNNNNNNNNNNNNNNNNNNNNNNNNNNNNNNNNNNNNNNNNNNNNNNNNNNNNNNNNNNNNNNNNNNNNNNNNNNNNNNNNNNNNNNNNNNNNNNNNNNNNNNNNNNNNNNNNNNNNNNNNNNNNNNNNNNNNNNNNNNNNNNNNNNNNNNNNNNNNNNNNNNNNNNNNNNNNNNNNNNNNNNNNNNNNNNNNNNNNNNNNNNNNNNNNNNNNNNNNNNNNNNNNNNNNNNNNNNNNNNNNNNNNNNNNNNNNNNNNNNNNNNNNNNNNNNNNNNNNNNNNNNNNNNNNNNNNNNNNNNNNNNNNNNNNNNNNNNNNNNNNNNNNNNNNNNNNNNNNNNNNNNNNNNNNNNNNNNNNNNNNNNNNNNNNNNNNNNNNNNNNNNNNNNNNNNNNNNNNNNNNNNNNNNNNNNNNNNNNNNNNNNNNNNNNNNNNNNNNNNNNNNNNNNNNNNNNNNNNNNNNNNNNNNNNNNNNNNNNNNNNNNNNNNNNNNNNNNNNNNNNNNNNNNNNNNNNNNNNNNNNNNNNNNNNNNNNNNNNNNNNNNNNNNNNNNNNNNNNNNNNNNNNNNNNNNNNNNNNNNNNNNNNNNNNNNNNNNNNNNNNNNNNNNNNNNNNNNNNNNNNNNNNNNNNNNNNNNNNNNNNNNNNNNNNNNNNNNNNNNNNNNNNNNNNNNNNNNNNNNNNNNNNNNNNNNNNNNNNNNNNNNNNNNNNNNNNNNNNNNNNNNNNNNNNNNNNNNNNNNNNNNNNNNNNNNNNNNNNNNNNNNNNNNNNNNNNNNNNNNNNNNNNNNNNNNNNNNNNNNNNNNNNNNNNNNNNNNNNNNNNNNNNNNNNNNNNNNNNNNNNNNNNNNNNNNNNNNNNNNNNNNNNNNNNNNNNNNNNNNNNNNNNNNNNNNNNNNNNNNNNNNNNNNNNNNNNNNNNNNNNNNNNNNNNNNNNNNNNNNNNNNNNNNNNNNNNNNNNNNNNNNNNNNNNNNNNNNNNNNNNNNNNNNNNNNNNNNNNNNNNNNNNNNNNNNNNNNNNNNNNNNNNNNNNNNNNNNNNNNNNNNNNNNNNNNNNNNNNNNNNNNNNNNNNNNNNNNNNNNNNNNNNNNNNNNNNNNNNNNNNNNNNNNNNNNNNNNNNNNNNNNNNNNNNNNNNNNNNNNNNNNNNNNNNNNNNNNNNNNNNNNNNNNNNNNNNNNNNNNNNNNNNNNNNNNNNNNNNNNNNNNNNNNNNNNNNNNNNNNNNNNNNNNNNNNNNNNNNNNNNNNNNNNNNNNNNNNNNNNNNNNNNNNNNNNNNNNNNNNNNNNNNNNNNNNNNNNNNNNNNNNNNNNNNNNNNNNNNNNNNNNNNNNNNNNNNNNNNNNNNNNNNNNNNNNNNNNNNNNNNNNNNNNNNNNNNNNNNNNNNNNNNNNNNNNNNNNNNNNNNNNNNNNNNNNNNNNNNNNNNNNNNNNNNNNNNNNNNNNNNNNNNNNNNNNNNNNNNNNNNNNNNNNNNNNNNNNNNNNNNNNNNNNNNNNNNNNNNNNNNNNNNNNNNNNNNNNNNNNNNNNNNNNNNNNNNNNNNNNNNNNNNNNNNNNNNNNNNNNNNNNNNNNNNNNNNNNNNNNNNNNNNNNNNNNNNNNNNNNNNNNNNNNNNNNNNNNNNNNNNNNNNNNNNNNNNNNNNNNNNNNNNNNNNNNNNNNNNNNNNNNNNNNNNNNNNNNNNNNNNNNNNNNNNNNNNNNNNNNNNNNNNNNNNNNNNNNNNNNNNNNNNNNNNNNNNNNNNNNNNNNNNNNNNNNNNNNNNNNNNNNNNNNNNNNNNNNNNNNNNNNNNNNNNNNNNNNNNNNNNNNNNNNNNNNNNNNNNNNNNNNNNNNNNNNNNNNNNNNNNNNNNNNNNNNNNNNNNNNNNNNNNNNNNNNNNNNNNNNNNNNNNNNNNNNNNNNNNNNNNNNNNNNNNNNNNNNNNNNNNNNNNNNNNNNNNNNNNNNNNNNNNNNNNNNNNNNNNNNNNNNNNNNNNNNNNNNNNNNNNNNNNNNNNNNNNNNNNNNNNNNNNNNNNNNNNNNNNNNNNNNNNNNNNNNNNNNNNNNNNNNNNNNNNNNNNNNNNNNNNNNNNNNNNNNNNNNNNNNNNNNNNNNNNNNNNNNNNNNNNNNNNNNNNNNNNNNNNNNNNNNNNNNNNNNNNNNNNNNNNNNNNNNNNNNNNNNNNNNNNNNNNNNNNNNNNNNNNNNNNNNNNNNNNNNNNNNNNNNNNNNNNNNNNNNNNNNNNNNNNNNNNNNNNNNNNNNNNNNNNNNNNNNNNNNNNNNNNNNNNNNNNNNNNNNNNNNNNNNNNNNNNNNNNNNNNNNNNNNNNNNNNNNNNNNNNNNNNNNNNNNNNNNNNNNNNNNNNNNNNNNNNNNNNNNNNNNNNNNNNNNNNNNNNNNNNNNNNNNNNNNNNNNNNNNNNNNNNNNNNNNNNNNNNNNNNNNNNNNNNNNNNNNNNNNNNNNNNNNNNNNNNNNNNNNNNNNNNNNNNNNNNNNNNNNNNNNNNNNNNNNNNNNNNNNNNNNNNNNNNNNNNNNNNNNNNNNNNNNNNNNNNNNNNNNNNNNNNNNNNNNNNNNNNNNNNNNNNNNNNNNNNNNNNNNNNNNNNNNNNNNNNNNNNNNNNNNNNNNNNNNNNNNNNNNNNNNNNNNNNNNNNNNNNNNNNNNNNNNNNNNNNNNNNNNNNNNNNNNNNNNNNNNNNNNNNNNNNNNNNNNNNNNNNNNNNNNNNNNNNNNNNNNNNNNNNNNNNNNNNNNNNNNNNNNNNNNNNNNNNNNNNNNNNNNNNNNNNNNNNNNNNNNNNNNNNNNNNNNNNNNNNNNNNNNNNNNNNNNNNNNNNNNNNNNNNNNNNNNNNNNNNNNNNNNNNNNNNNNNNNNNNNNNNNNNNNNNNNNNNNNNNNNNNNNNNNNNNNNNNNNNNNNNNNNNNNNNNNNNNNNNNNNNNNNNNNNNNNNNNNNNNNNNNNNNNNNNNNNNNNNNNNNNNNNNNNNNNNNNNNNNNNNNNNNNNNNNNNNNNNNNNNNNNNNNNNNNNNNNNNNNNNNNNNNNNNNNNNNNNNNNNNNNNNNNNNNNNNNNNNNNNNNNNNNNNNNNNNNNNNNNNNNNNNNNNNNNNNNNNNNNNNNNNNNNNNNNNNNNNNNNNNNNNNNNNNNNNNNNNNNNNNNNNNNNNNNNNNNNNNNNNNNNNNNNNNNNNNNNNNNNNNNNNNNNNNNNNNNNNNNNNNNNNNNNNNNNNNNNNNNNNNNNNNNNNNNNNNNNNNNNNNNNNNNNNNNNNNNNNNNNNNNNNNNNNNNNNNNNNNNNNNNNNNNNNNNNNNNNNNNNNNNNNNNNNNNNNNNNNNNNNNNNNNNNNNNNNNNNNNNNNNNNNNNNNNNNNNNNNNNNNNNNNNNNNNNNNNNNNNNNNNNNNNNNNNNNNNNNNNNNNNNNNNNNNNNNNNNNNNNNNNNNNNNNNNNNNNNNNNNNNNNNNNNNNNNNNNNNNNNNNNNNNNNNNNNNNNNNNNNNNNNNNNNNNNNNNNNNNNNNNNNNNNNNNNNNNNNNNNNNNNNNNNNNNNNNNNNNNNNNNNNNNNNNNNNNNNNNNNNNNNNNNNNNNNNNNNNNNNNNNNNNNNNNNNNNNNNNNNNNNNNNNNNNNNNNNNNNNNNNNNNNNNNNNNNNNNNNNNNNNNNNNNNNNNNNNNNNNNNNNNNNNNNNNNNNNNNNNNNNNNNNNNNNNNNNtttttttttttttgtgtgtgtgtttccaTGTTTTTGTCTCTTGCGTAAAGGTTTCGACTTTTCTTGCTTCTGCTTGCATACCATTGTTGATATAATATGTTCGTCTCGTGGGCTAATCCGTAACGAGATCATTGAGAATTACATATGTCTATGGtgttacaactttgtttgatgTTCGGGATCGATGCTTTATGGGCTTTTGCTTTTTTGATATCAGGTCTGATTACCCGAGGTTGTGAATCTGGGTTAGTGTTTCTACATAATTTGGCTCTGAAAACACTAGATTTTATCTTTTTCCTCCGCTTCGTGCTTTTTGTGGGGTTTTGCTTTCTTTAATTTCCGGTGGCTGTGTTTGTTTCAATGATCAGAGCCGTGAATTGAATCGAATGTATTTGGTATATCTTTCACGATCTCAAGTAGTTGAATCTTTAGTTTGATACTGTgatctaacaaaatatttgaGCTTTATACTTTACCCCGTCGTGTTGCTCTGGACATTGTTTGCATTTGAGCTCCTTGCGGTTTTGTTTCTACTTTTCACTCTTCTTTCATTGTTAATTTCAATGTTCATACTTTAGGGTATTGAATTTCTAAGTTGGATCTTTAATCATTGTGTCTTTTGGTTTCTTACTAGTGTCAGATCTTGTACGTATCTGGTTTGCCAGGAAAGATTATGATTGATTTCTCTTTGCTGTTTGATTTTGGATCTTTACAGTTGGTATGTTCTTGATGTTTTACAGTTTTGAGATTCAGTATTGAAAATGCAGCTCTTTTTGTGCTCCTTCAGGTTTCACTACGTTGAGCATGGTTCTTCTGATGGATGGGGAGACTAGTACTATGGAGGAAGAAACAGCTGTTATGGAAGATTCCTATGATGATGGATTTTCCTGTGGAGAGCCACGAGTTGAGCCTCGTGTTGGAGATGAATATCAGGCCGAGATTCCTCCTATGATGTCTGCATCCGAGCGTGCTGCGTTTCTTTCGACTCCTGTTTCTTTGGATGCTTCTTCCTGTTCTTTTCTTGTCGGACTACCTGTCCAAGTCATGTGGATTGACAAACATGGAAGAGGACAAGGGAATGGAGATGATAATGTTGACATGAACCAGTCTTTGAAATCTTTGAGAGCCAAGAAAAGCCGTTGCTCTGCCAAGAACAGAGGCAAGAGTGATAAGAATCAAAGATTGAATCTTGAAGCTGTTCCCGCTATACCATCCAATCCTTGGGGAGATTTTGAGGTGGCTAGCTTTGTTCTTGGTCTGTATACATTTGGAAAGAACTTTACTCAGGTGAAGAACTTCATGGAGAACAAAGGAAGAGGAGATATTGTCTTGTTTTACTATGGGAAGTTCTACAATTCTGCTCAGTACCACAGTTGGTCTGCATCCCGCAAGAAGCGGAACAGGAAATGTGTATATGGAAGAAAGCTCTACTCAGGTTGGAGGCAACAGCAGTTGTTAACCCGTTTGATGCCTTCTATACCTGATGAAGCTCAGAAACAGATGCTCGTGGATGTGAGTCTCTTTCACATCTTGATGCGGAATTCTTAACCACTATATATGTTTCTGTTCATTgatcttaatatatatttacaggtcTCAAAGTCATTTGCTGAAAGTAATATCACTCTGGAGAACTACGTAAACGAAGTGAAGAATCTTGTGGGTCTCAGTCTTCTGGTAGACGCTGTGGCGAttggtaaagaaaaagaagatctcACGGTTCCTACATCAACACCAATGAAGACCAAACCATGGTTCACGGTTTCTTCGAAACCTTCTTCGGTACCAGGCGTAGGGGCTTACAATTCACTCACATCTGCTGccataataaaacaattaactgGCAGTTCACGTCTGAGCAAAGCCCGTTGCAATGATATATTCTGGGACGCCGTATGGCCNNNNNNNNNNNNNNNNNNNNNNNNNNNNNNNNNNNNNNNNNNNNNNNNNNNNNNNNNNNNNNNNNNNNNNNNNNNNNNNNNNNNNNNNNNNNNNNNNNNNNNNNNNNNNNNNNNNNNNNNNNNNNNNNNNNNNNNNNNNNNNNNNNNNNNNNNNNNNNNNNNNNNNNNNNNNNNNNNNNNNNNNNNNNNNNNNNNNNNNNNNNNNNNNNNNNNNNNNNNNNNNNNNNNNNNNNNNNNNNNNNNNNNNNNNNNNNNNNNNNNNNNNNNNNNNNNNNNNNNNNNNNNNNNNNNNNNNNNNNNNNNNNNNNNNNNNNNNNNNNNNNNNNNNNNNNNNNNNNNNNNNNNNNNNNNNNNNNNNNNNNNNNNNNNNNNNNNNNNNNNNNNNNNNNNNNNNNNNNNNNNNNNNNNNNNNNNNNNNNNNNNNNNNNNNNNNNNNNNNNNNNNNNNNNNNNNNNNNNNNNNNNNNNNNNNNNNNNNNNNNNNNNNNNNNNNNNNNNNNNNNNNNNNNNNNNNNNNNNNNNNNNNNNNNNNNNNNNNNNNNNNNNNNNNNNNNNNNNNNNNNNNNNNNNNNNNNNNNNNNNNNNNNNNNNNNNNNNNNNNNNNNNNNNNNNNNNNNNNNNNNNNNNNNNNNNNNNNNNNNNNNNNNNNNNNNNNNNNNNNNNNNNNNNNNNNNNNNNNNNNNNNNNNNNNNNNNNNNNNNNNNNNNNNNNNNNNNNNNNNNNNNNNNNNNNNNNNNNNNNNNNNNNNNNNNNNNNNNNNNNNNNNNNNNNNNNNNNNNNNNNNNNNNNNNNNNNNNNNNNNNNNNNNNNNNNNNNNNNNNNNNNNNNNNNNNNNNNNNNNNNNNNNNNNNNNNNNNNNNNNNNNNNNNNNNNNNNNNNNNNNNNNNNNNNNNNNNTATATATTTACAGGTCTCAAAGTCATTTGCTGAAAGTAATATCACTCTGGAGAACTACGTAAACGAAGTGAAGAATCTTGTGGGTCTCAGTCTTCTGGTAGACGCTGTGGCGAttggtaaagaaaaagaagatctcACGGTTCCTACATCAACACCAATGAAGACCAAACCATGGTTCACGGTTTCTTCGAAACCTTCTTCGGTACCAGGCGTAGGGGCTTACAATTCACTCACATCTGCTGccataataaaacaattaactgGCAGTTCACGTCTGAGCAAAGCCCGTTGCAATGATATATTCTGGGACGCCGTATGGCCACGTTTGCTAGACAGTGGATGGCGTTCAGAGCAGCCTGAGGATCGGGGTTATTTAAGATCCAAGGATTACATTGTTTTCATTGTCCCTGGCGTGGAAAAGTTTTCAAGACAGGAGCTTGTCAAAGGCTATCATTACTTTGATTCCATCAGTGATATTCTAACAAAGGTTGTTTCAGAGCCTGAGCTTATTGACATTGAAACAGGAGGGGAGATCAGAGAAGCCACCGCTGCAGAGAATTCTCCTGACCAATCAGATGAAGAGTTTTCTCGGTCTGATAGTCAGATACACCGTTACCTCAGGTCTCCATTTTCTAACCGTGAAACTCTGGGAATGAACTTCACTGTTGTGGACACTAGTTTGGCTGCTGGAGGAGGGAAGTTGTGTGATTTACGATATCCTAATGCAGTGTCTCTAGTTTCTGAGCCAAAGACTCGACTAGGAGATAAATATTCTTCTGCGCCCCTGGACAATCAGAATGTGGAAAAGTCTGAAGTAAGGCCTCTAGATACCAAGAATCAAGTGGATGACCAAGTGCGATTAACGATTATTGATACGAGTATAGACCACTGCGAAAAGTTATCTGGCTTTAGGAGATGGAGACCTTTACCAAGTGACGTCACAAAAAGGGATTATGTTGGGGATGATTCTGCTATAAAGGAAGAGAAGACTTTTGAGAAGGTGAAGGAGCCATCAAAGAGGTTGATTAAGCAGAGGCCTACCCCTCCAACAGAAACCAAGCATCATTCAGTAAATTCTGCACCATATATGAAGCGCAGACGGCTCAGTGCTTGCATTTCAAGAGAAAGTCCAGTCTCCAGACATTTACCGGGGGATGACACAAAAAGGACTGGTTGTCTTGAATCAGAGCAGCAAGATCTACGTGCAGTCCAACACCAAAACAGCACTGGTGAAGAGATGAAGCAGGACAAAGAGACATATGAAACCGTGTTGTTGGTTGAGCAAATGAACTTGAAGTCTGATCAACCAAACAAGACTGGAGCTGAGCCGTCTTCTTCGCTTGTTGAGATTCAAGAAACATCAGAGATTGAACCAAGCGGGTTAAATTCTATCTCCAGGCGGGTTAAACTCTGTTCAGTGACAGAGCCAGAAGAAAAACGGGCTTCTATTGATGTGGAACAAAAGCAAGCAGTTGAGCTCCCTTCTACTACTAATAGATTTACTTCCAATGATCTGGAAACTACTCAAGAACTGGGTTCATCTGAACAACGCCGCGACCAACAGAGTAGTACAGATGTTCCGAGAAGACAGAGCACAAGAAAACGACCACTGACCACTCGGGCACTGGAAGCTCTTGAATCCGACTTTCTTACAAGCAAGAGAATGAAAAGCACGAGTAAACCGGAACCGAGAAAACGCGAAagttcaacaaagaaaaagcgCTCAGCTAAAGCGGGTAACGGAAATGGGAGTGCAGATTTGGAGCACAGAGGAGAAGCTAGAAGCAGTCTTGTAAAGAAAGCACCAACAAGTAAGCCCTTGGATCAAATAGAGGATTCAAAACCTAGCTATCTTGTCAATGAAGCAAGAGCTGAGAGTAAGGCTCTGGATCAAGGACAGGTTTCAAAGCCAGTCCAAACTGAATACCCTAAGCTTCCACCGATTGTGTTGAAGTTTCCATTCAGGCGTGGCTAAGGAGCTTCAGGAACGTAAGTCTGAGAGTTTTGAAAGTTGGGTGTGCAAAGATTATTTATTGGTCTTGCTGAAGAATAAATGTGTACagaagaaatatttattttatttcaaaccCTTTGCtatattcttattatttctattattagTCAGAAGTAATGTTTCTATTATTGATGGCTTGGGAGGTATTTGAAGAAACTTTTCATATGGTCAACAATATCCAGAAAAAATAACTGGACTAATAATGATGGTTATGAATATTTATGAAGCATGATATACACAGTCATAGATACATACAAACCCTGTATAGTAGTAGTCTAAACTAAATTCACAACAGTGATTTTT
Coding sequences within:
- the LOC104739494 gene encoding uncharacterized protein LOC104739494 encodes the protein MVLLMDGETSTMEEETAVMEDSYDDGFSCGEPRVEPRVGDEYQAEIPPMMSASERAAFLSTPVSLDASSCSFLVGLPVQVMWIDKHGRGQGNGDDNVDMNQSLKSLRAKKSRCSAKNRGKSDKNQRLNLEAVPAIPSNPWGDFEVASFVLGLYTFGKNFTQVKNFMENKGRGDIVLFYYGKFYNSAQYHSWSASRKKRNRKCVYGRKLYSGWRQQQLLTRLMPSIPDEAQKQMLVDVSKSFAESNITLENYVNEVKNLVGLSLLVDAVAIGKEKEDLTVPTSTPMKTKPWFTVSSKPSSVPGVGAYNSLTSAAIIKQLTGSSRLSKARCNDIFWDAVWPRLLDSGWRSEQPEDRGYLRSKDYIVFIVPGVEKFSRQELVKGYHYFDSISDILTKVVSEPELIDIETGGEIREATAAENSPDQSDEEFSRSDSQIHRYLRSPFSNRETLGMNFTVVDTSLAAGGGKLCDLRYPNAVSLVSEPKTRLGDKYSSAPLDNQNVEKSEVRPLDTKNQVDDQVRLTIIDTSIDHCEKLSGFRRWRPLPSDVTKRDYVGDDSAIKEEKTFEKVKEPSKRLIKQRPTPPTETKHHSVNSAPYMKRRRLSACISRESPVSRHLPGDDTKRTGCLESEQQDLRAVQHQNSTGEEMKQDKETYETVLLVEQMNLKSDQPNKTGAEPSSSLVEIQETSEIEPSGLNSISRRVKLCSVTEPEEKRASIDVEQKQAVELPSTTNRFTSNDLETTQELGSSEQRRDQQSSTDVPRRQSTRKRPLTTRALEALESDFLTSKRMKSTSKPEPRKRESSTKKKRSAKAGNGNGSADLEHRGEARSSLVKKAPTSKPLDQIEDSKPSYLVNEARAESKALDQGQVSKPVQTEYPKLPPIVLKFPFRRG